The genomic window AACAGGGATTCATCAGAACAGGCAATGTTTTTTAAAATTCTCCAGTGTTTTCATTCCTTAGCCCACTGCAACTGCAGTATCTTGTTTTCTACtgaaagctaatggggatccaaaataAATACACCAacaactacagtggggcaaaaaagtatttagtcagccaccaattgtgcaagttgtcccacttaaaaagatgagagaggcctgtaatgttcatcataggtacacttaaaccatgatagacaaaatgagaaaaaaaaaaatccagaaaatcacattgtaggatttttttaatgaatttatttgcatgttatggtggaaaataagtatttggtcaataacaaaagtttctgaatactttgttatataccctttgttggcaatgacagaggtcaaatgttttctgtaagtcttcgaggttttcacacacttttgctggtattttggcccattcctccatgcagatctcctctagagcagtgatgttttggggctgttgctgggcaacacagactttcaactccctccaaagattttctatggggttgagatctggagactggctaggccactccgggaccttgaaatgcttcttacgaagccactccttcgttgcccgggcggtgtgtttgggatcattgtcatgctgaaagacccagccacgtttcatcttcaatgcccctgctgatggtaggctttgttacttggtcccagctctctgcaggtcattcactaggtcccccgtgtggttctgggatttttgctcaccgttcttgtgatccttttgaccccacggggtgagatcttgcatggagccccagatcgagggagattatcagtggtcttgtatgtcttccatttcctaataattgcttccacagttgatttcttcaaaccaagctgcttacctattgcagattcagtcttcccagcctggtgcagatctacaattttgtttctggtgtcctttgacagctctttggtcctggccatagtggagtttggagtgtgactgtttgaggttgtggacaggtgtcttttatactgataacaagttcaaacaggtgccattaatacaggtaacgagtggaagacagaggagagagctAACATTCTATAACACTCCCTTTCCTCTGCATTGTTCTCTCACAGTGAGAAACTATAGGATTACAATAGTGTTCTACACTTTCTTCATTTGATCCAATTCACCGTTGCCAATTATTTAATGACATGATAATTAAGTGGAGTGTCTAATCTTAGCTGGTCTGAGAAAACTGATGAGGTTTCTCTCCTTTATGTGTACATTGGTGTCTTTTCAATTGGCCCAATCTGTAgaatctcttcccacagtcagtgCAGTGATAAGGCTTCTCTCAAGTGTGTAGCCGTTGGTGTGTTTTCCCAATTGGGAAAAACTCTTGCCACATTGAGAGCAGAAGTAAGGCTTATCTCCTTTTGTCTTTTCTCTAATGACCTTTAAGCTCAGCTGGTGTTTTAACATGTTCTACAGTCAGATCAGTGGTAacgcttctctcctgtgtgtatgttCAGGTCATTTTAAGGTGTCCGGACGAGAGAAACTTGCCCCACAGTCAGAAAAGGAGTAAGGCTTCTCGTTTGTGTATACGTTCATGTTTTTTTAAGTGGCCCAGTTGAGAGAAACTCGCCCCACATTCAGAGCagtagtaaggcttctctcctgtgtgtgttctctgatgacaTTTTAGTTCAGTTGATGTTTTGAAGCATTTTCCACattcagagcaggagtaaggcttctctcctgtgtgtgttctctgatgacaTTTTAGTTCAGTTGATGTTTTGAagcattttccacagtcagagcaggagtaaggcttctctcctttgTGTATACTTTCATGTTGTTTTAAGCATCCCAGGTAAGATAAtctctttccacagtcagagcaggagtaaggcttctctcctgtgtgtatacgttCGTGTTGTTTTAAGGTGCCCGGTCGAGAGAAtctctttccacagtcagagcaggagtaaggcttctctcctgtgtgtatacggTCATGTTGTTTTAAGTGTCCCAGCTGAGAGAATCTCTTTCCACattcagagcaggagtaaggcttctctcctgtgtgtgttctctgatgaactttTAGTTCAGTTGATGTTTTGAAGCATTTTCCACattcagagcaggagtaaggcttctctcctgtgtgtgttctttgaTGAACTTTTAGTTCAGTTGATGTTTTGAAGCATTTTCCACATTCAGAGCAGGAGTAAagtttttctcctgtgtgtatttttaGGTGTATTTTTAGCTTTGATAGAAATGGCAAAATCTCCCCACAATGTGGGCAGTGGTGAGACATCTTTGCTCTGTGATCTTCCTGCTGATGCTCTCTGGATGTAGAGAATGTCTCAACAtggtctcctgtgtgaacaaTATCAGAACAACCAGTCAATTGGTGTGATATAcatgtcaatcaaatgtatttatgaagctcTTTTTACATAAGTTGTAACAAAGTCCTTTACAGAAACCAACCCGAAATCCCCAAAGAGCAAACAATGctgatgtagaagcacagtggccacgaaaaactccctagaaagcaggaaccttggaagaaacagaggaaccaggctcaaaTGGGTGGCCGGTCCTCTTCTGTATGTACCGGGTGacatatgtattcatatcagtaggctgtacAATACAGGGGAATGAAACTATTCTAAAAGTGGGTAACAGATGAAAGTTAAAAAGGGGCTTGTCATCCTCCACttactatcacaagggttagtaactacacagactaatttcatatcatcctccactcactatcacaagggttagaaaCTACACGGACTCATTTCATAGAACTTTAAAACACTGGCAGTTTGTCTACTTCACTTCTTTAGTCTACTCTCTGATCACTCCAGATAGCTCAGTTAATAAAACAAATGCTGGCAATACTGGTGTGAAACCATGCACGTCTCAGTAGCATAAAATAACATCTACCTTCTCATTGAAACAGTTCATCATGAAACAGTTCTACTGCAACTTTTCATACACAGTGGGAAGTTGGAATGAACAACAAACTTAGTTAGATAGAACCTGCTCTTACCATGATTAACACATTTcccaatcttctcctcctcttcttcatctttaatgatgacattcagctccagtgtttgactgcagtcttccagtttcactgatgccatctctggatcctgcagtgcaaactgggctccactgtcacaatcaggacccagtgactgtgggtttggactcagtgtggaaggagagaggcaggctgggtttgTCATTACTGTTGATGTTACTGGCCTCAGACTTAATTCTAGTCCTGTAGTAACAATGAGAAACAGAAACAAAAGTTATTGTCCTGACAGTTCTGGCACTTTCTTTATTCTCTAAAAATATATTATATGTTCAATTATCTaattcagtgcttgacttggactgaaataggtgccagtactgtttatatttaggcaCAGGAGCTCCACAGAActgttgagctaatattctataagaggaacggtcacgacttccgccaaagtccAGTATGTTGTTTCTATACAGGTGTTTTTTCGTGTATTAAATACCTCGTCCACGCATCTCAactctcctgtgcctgactcctTTTCACCAGTTACCCAAAGCCTTGACAGAAACACGGCAGGTGCCCCTGCAGTAGGGATCGAGGAGCGAGTCCAGCAACACGCTGCTATTCTCCAGCATCTCGGCAGCGccatggaagagaggaggagttcCTCCAGCGTCTCCACCAGCACCACCAGTTTCAACTATAACCACCCCTCCTTCACCTGGTCCCAGTGGGATTCGGCTCGCCCTCCCGAGGGAGTATGATGGTTACGGCGGTGGGATGTCAGGGGTTCTTGCTCCAGCTAGAGATCTACCTGGCAACCGTCCACCTAGCTCCTTCAGGCCGAGAAAGCGTGGCcgccctcgtctcctgcctctcaGGGAAGgacctggagtgggccaacgccttATGGCGGGAAGAAGAAGCCGTGTTGGACCATTTTGGGATTTCAACCGCCGCTTTCGGGCAGTCTTTGACCATCCGCCTGAGAGTAGAGCGGCGGGTGAACGTCTCATACACCTGAGGCAGAGGACGAGGAGTTCACAGGAGTTCGTGTTGGACATCCGGACCCTGGCCGCCGGGCGCGGGatggaatgacagggccctgatcgatcaCTACCGGTGCAGTCTgcgcgaggacgtccgtcgggagttGGACTGCAGGGACACCACTCTCACATTcaaccagctggtggacctgtccatccggctggataACGTGCTGGCTACCCGCGGACATCCAGATCGGGGTCTGTCAATTCCATCTCCCAGCACCAccgcccatggagctgggaggtgctgcacTTAGGGCAACCGGAGGCGGGGCCATTccatgcaccatctgtggccgcagagggcacactgtCGGTCGGTGCTGGGAAGGTTCCTCTgggagtcgaggcagcaggcagggcactctcgtgtcaccccaggtgagtcggcACCAGGCTCACCCAGAGCCCCTGGTTGCTCACATGGTTTTGTTTATTAATTTTCTTGAGTTTTCACCgaattcccagcataaggcgctcgtagattcaggcgcagctgggaattttaaTGACAGATCATTTGGCCATAGTTTAGAGATCCCCAATGTTCCTGTCGATATGCCCT from Oncorhynchus keta strain PuntledgeMale-10-30-2019 unplaced genomic scaffold, Oket_V2 Un_contig_15847_pilon_pilon, whole genome shotgun sequence includes these protein-coding regions:
- the LOC127919130 gene encoding zinc finger protein 239-like isoform X5, translated to MAVSTRSASTYFSAGSEGAAERILRFHYCFGAKCNDYQLSLRPVTSTVRTNPTCLSPSTRSLQSLGPDCDSGAQFALQDPEMTSVKLEDCSQTLELNVIIKDEEEEEKIGKSVNHGRLELCLRPVTSTVRTNPACLSHSTLSSNLQSLGPDYDSGAQFSLQDPEMASVKLEDCSQTLELNVNIKDEEEEEKIGKSVSHGMRLVTSTVRTNPALLSPSALTPNLQSLGPDCDSGAQFALQDPEMASVKLEDCSQTLELNVNIKDEEEEEKIGTSVSHGLELSLRPVTSTVMTNPACLSPSTLSPNPQSLGPDCDSGAQFALQDPEMASVKLEDCSQTLELNVIIKDEEEEEKIGKCVNHGDHVETFSTSREHQQEDHRAKMSHHCPHCGEILPFLSKLKIHLKIHTGEKLYSCSECGKCFKTSTELKVHQRTHTGEKPYSCSECGKCFKTSTELKVHQRTHTGEKPYSCSECGKRFSQLGHLKQHDRIHTGEKPYSCSDCGKRFSRPGTLKQHERIHTGEKPYSCSDCGKRLSYLGCLKQHESIHKGEKPYSCSDCGKCFKTSTELKCHQRTHTGEKPYSCSECGKCFKTSTELKCHQRTHTGEKPYYCSECGASFSQLGHLKKHERIHKREALLLF
- the LOC127919130 gene encoding zinc finger protein 239-like isoform X1; the protein is MAVSTRSASTYFSAGSEGAAERILRFHYCFGAKCNDYQLSLRPVTSTVRTNPTCLSPSTRSLQSLGPDCDSGAQFALQDPEMTSVKLEDCSQTLELNVIIKDEEEEEKIGKSVNHGRLELCLRPVTSTVRTNPACLSHSTLSSNLQSLGPDYDSGAQFSLQDPEMASVKLEDCSQTLELNVNIKDEEEEEKIGKSVSHGMRLVTSTVRTNPALLSPSALTPNLQSLGPDCDSGAQFALQDPEMASVKLEDCSQTLELNVNIKDEEEEEKIGTSVSHVLADSGMRPVTSTVRTNAGLLSPSTLTSNLQSLGPDCDIGAQFALQDPEMASVKLEDCSQTLELNVNIKDEEEEEKIGTSVSHGLELSLRPVTSTVMTNPACLSPSTLSPNPQSLGPDCDSGAQFALQDPEMASVKLEDCSQTLELNVIIKDEEEEEKIGKCVNHGDHVETFSTSREHQQEDHRAKMSHHCPHCGEILPFLSKLKIHLKIHTGEKLYSCSECGKCFKTSTELKVHQRTHTGEKPYSCSECGKCFKTSTELKVHQRTHTGEKPYSCSECGKRFSQLGHLKQHDRIHTGEKPYSCSDCGKRFSRPGTLKQHERIHTGEKPYSCSDCGKRLSYLGCLKQHESIHKGEKPYSCSDCGKCFKTSTELKCHQRTHTGEKPYSCSECGKCFKTSTELKCHQRTHTGEKPYYCSECGASFSQLGHLKKHERIHKREALLLF
- the LOC127919130 gene encoding zinc finger protein 239-like isoform X2 — its product is MYIFSSRLSLRPVTSTVRTNPTCLSPSTRSLQSLGPDCDSGAQFALQDPEMTSVKLEDCSQTLELNVIIKDEEEEEKIGKSVNHGRLELCLRPVTSTVRTNPACLSHSTLSSNLQSLGPDYDSGAQFSLQDPEMASVKLEDCSQTLELNVNIKDEEEEEKIGKSVSHGMRLVTSTVRTNPALLSPSALTPNLQSLGPDCDSGAQFALQDPEMASVKLEDCSQTLELNVNIKDEEEEEKIGTSVSHVLADSGMRPVTSTVRTNAGLLSPSTLTSNLQSLGPDCDIGAQFALQDPEMASVKLEDCSQTLELNVNIKDEEEEEKIGTSVSHGLELSLRPVTSTVMTNPACLSPSTLSPNPQSLGPDCDSGAQFALQDPEMASVKLEDCSQTLELNVIIKDEEEEEKIGKCVNHGDHVETFSTSREHQQEDHRAKMSHHCPHCGEILPFLSKLKIHLKIHTGEKLYSCSECGKCFKTSTELKVHQRTHTGEKPYSCSECGKCFKTSTELKVHQRTHTGEKPYSCSECGKRFSQLGHLKQHDRIHTGEKPYSCSDCGKRFSRPGTLKQHERIHTGEKPYSCSDCGKRLSYLGCLKQHESIHKGEKPYSCSDCGKCFKTSTELKCHQRTHTGEKPYSCSECGKCFKTSTELKCHQRTHTGEKPYYCSECGASFSQLGHLKKHERIHKREALLLF
- the LOC127919130 gene encoding zinc finger protein 239-like isoform X3, giving the protein MTSVKLEDCSQTLELNVIIKDEEEEEKIGKSVNHGRLELCLRPVTSTVRTNPACLSHSTLSSNLQSLGPDYDSGAQFSLQDPEMASVKLEDCSQTLELNVNIKDEEEEEKIGKSVSHGMRLVTSTVRTNPALLSPSALTPNLQSLGPDCDSGAQFALQDPEMASVKLEDCSQTLELNVNIKDEEEEEKIGTSVSHVLADSGMRPVTSTVRTNAGLLSPSTLTSNLQSLGPDCDIGAQFALQDPEMASVKLEDCSQTLELNVNIKDEEEEEKIGTSVSHGLELSLRPVTSTVMTNPACLSPSTLSPNPQSLGPDCDSGAQFALQDPEMASVKLEDCSQTLELNVIIKDEEEEEKIGKCVNHGDHVETFSTSREHQQEDHRAKMSHHCPHCGEILPFLSKLKIHLKIHTGEKLYSCSECGKCFKTSTELKVHQRTHTGEKPYSCSECGKCFKTSTELKVHQRTHTGEKPYSCSECGKRFSQLGHLKQHDRIHTGEKPYSCSDCGKRFSRPGTLKQHERIHTGEKPYSCSDCGKRLSYLGCLKQHESIHKGEKPYSCSDCGKCFKTSTELKCHQRTHTGEKPYSCSECGKCFKTSTELKCHQRTHTGEKPYYCSECGASFSQLGHLKKHERIHKREALLLF